The following nucleotide sequence is from Streptomyces caniferus.
CGGTCGTGGTCTCCGGCGAGCCGAACATCACGCCGATCTTCTCGCGGAGCTGGTTGATGAAGATCGCGGTGGTCTTGGACTGGTTGAGCGCGCTGGTGATCTTGCGCAGCGCCTGGCTCATCAGTCGCGCCTGGAGGCCGACGTGGGAGTCGCCCATCTCGCCCTCGATCTCGGCCCGCGGCACCAGGGCGGCGACGGAGTCGATCACGATGAGGTCGAGCGCGCCGGAGCGGACCAGCATGTCCGTGATCTCCAGGGCCTGCTCGCCGTTGTCCGGCTGGGACAGGATCAGGGAGTCGGTGTCCACGCCGAGCTTCTTGGCGTACTCGGGGTCGAGGGCGTGCTCGGCGTCGATGAACGCGACGGAGCCGCCGGCCTTCTGGGCGTTCGCGACGGCGTGCAGGGTCAGGGTCGTCTTACCGGAGGACTCCGGGCCGTAGACCTCGACCACGCGGCCGCGGGGGATACCGCCGACGCCGAGCGCGACATCAAGCGCGGTGGAGCCGGTGGGGATGACCTCGATGGGTTCGTTCGGCCGCTCCCCCATGCGCATCACGGCGCCCTTGCCGAATTGCCGTTCAATCTGTGCGAGCGCGGCGTCCAGCGCCTTCTCGCGGTCGGTGCCTGCCATGGGTTCCACCCGATTTGCTTGAGTCGATCGCTTCACGTCCATGACGCTAACGCCTGCCACTGACAATGCGCCCGGACCCGGCCCCGGCCTGTGGATAACTCCCCGAAAAGCCCGAGGACACAGGTCGGATCTCCCATAAGAATGGATGTTCGATTTTGGTGTCAAGCGACACCGCTCGCGTCGCCGACGGGTTGCCGGGCGGCCCTGCGCCCTCGGCCGTGCGCCGCGGTCCGGGGCCGCTGACCCCGCGCAGGGTCAGCGGACGCTCTCCCCGTCCTCCTCGACGCCGCCGGTCGCCTTCCGGTCCTCCAGCGGGGCCGACGGCTGTGCGTCGTGCAAGGTCCGCCGGACGCGGGCCAGCATCCGGGCGCCGCGCGGCCGCCTGCCATGGACCCGCAGGTCGTCGGTGACCTCGTACCGCTTGACGTAGGCACCGAGGAACGCCTGCAGCGTCGCCGTGGCCGGGATCGCGATCAGTGCGCCCACCGCGCCCATCAGGGCCGTGCCGGCGACGACCGAGCCGAAGGCGACGGCGGGATGGATGTCCACCGTCTTGGCGGTGATCCGCGGCTGCAGGAGGTAGTTCTCGAACTGCTGGTAGATCACCACGAAACCGAAGACCCACAGGGCGTACCAGGGGTCGACGGTGAAGGCGATCAGGATGGGCAGTGCGCCCGCGAGGTAGGTGCCTATGGTCGGGATGAACTGGGAGACCAGGCCCACCCACATGCCCAGTGCCGGGGCGTAGGGCACTTCCAGGATCTGCAGCAGGACATAGTGCGCCATGCCGGAGATCAGCGCCATCAGGCCGCGCGAGTAGAGATAACCGCCGGTCTTGGCGACCGCGATCTCCCAGGCGCGCAGCACCTCCGCCTGGCGGTGCGGCGGAAGCACGGAGCACAGGGCGCGGCGCAG
It contains:
- the recA gene encoding recombinase RecA, producing MAGTDREKALDAALAQIERQFGKGAVMRMGERPNEPIEVIPTGSTALDVALGVGGIPRGRVVEVYGPESSGKTTLTLHAVANAQKAGGSVAFIDAEHALDPEYAKKLGVDTDSLILSQPDNGEQALEITDMLVRSGALDLIVIDSVAALVPRAEIEGEMGDSHVGLQARLMSQALRKITSALNQSKTTAIFINQLREKIGVMFGSPETTTGGRALKFYASVRLDIRRIETLKDGTDAVGNRTRVKVVKNKVSPPFKQAEFDILYGQGISREGGLIDMGVEHGFIRKSGAWYTYEGDQLGQGKENARNFLKDNPDLANEIEKKIKEKLGIGVKPQDPAAEPGADAAVAAGEPAVAAPAPAAKSAKGSKAAAAKS
- a CDS encoding AI-2E family transporter, with the protein product MPRWLPRAMVLALALVACFQLATWGFHQLITLLLKVLIAFFLALAVEPAVDWMAARGMRRGLATGLVFVSILGAAAGFFALLGSMLAGQIANMVEEFPQYLDSVISWINSTLHTHLSRVEVQNNLLKSDWLQKYVQDSANNVLAVSATVLGSLFNLLTVALFSFYFAADGPRLRRALCSVLPPHRQAEVLRAWEIAVAKTGGYLYSRGLMALISGMAHYVLLQILEVPYAPALGMWVGLVSQFIPTIGTYLAGALPILIAFTVDPWYALWVFGFVVIYQQFENYLLQPRITAKTVDIHPAVAFGSVVAGTALMGAVGALIAIPATATLQAFLGAYVKRYEVTDDLRVHGRRPRGARMLARVRRTLHDAQPSAPLEDRKATGGVEEDGESVR